Proteins encoded by one window of Desulfobacterales bacterium:
- a CDS encoding NUDIX hydrolase, translated as MTVAKIHSTKILHEGKVFRLVKENVTLPNGANANLDIIKHPGASAMVPITKDKNVLILKQYRHAVSDYIWEIPAGTLNPNEIPLDCAQRELIEETGYKADKWRKLGEIVPVPGYSTERIHLFLASELTPAEQNLDKDEVLKVYEISLEKVMDMISSGEIIDSKTINGLFLAYSWISKH; from the coding sequence ATGACTGTAGCTAAGATTCATAGCACAAAAATTTTACATGAAGGAAAAGTTTTCAGACTTGTAAAAGAAAATGTAACATTGCCTAATGGAGCTAACGCAAACCTTGATATTATAAAGCATCCTGGGGCATCAGCAATGGTGCCTATAACTAAAGATAAAAATGTTCTTATCTTAAAACAATACAGACACGCTGTTTCCGATTATATATGGGAAATTCCAGCTGGAACCCTTAATCCTAATGAAATCCCCCTTGATTGCGCTCAAAGGGAACTAATAGAAGAAACAGGATATAAAGCCGATAAATGGCGAAAGCTCGGTGAGATTGTTCCTGTGCCTGGATATTCTACCGAAAGAATTCATCTTTTTCTTGCTTCAGAGCTTACACCTGCAGAGCAAAATCTTGATAAAGATGAAGTTCTTAAAGTTTATGAAATAAGCTTAGAAAAAGTTATGGATATGATTTCGAGCGGAGAAATAATTGACAGCAAAACTATAAATGGACTTTTCTTAGCATATTCTTGGATAAGCAAACATTAA
- a CDS encoding (Fe-S)-binding protein codes for MSEENVIKIEGKKKSIFLEKVKEILPEGGNLNLCLTCGACSSGCPASGLEDMDPRKFLRMAAFGMDDELLSSNWAWMCTMCQRCIYVCPMKIDIPQLVFNIRASWPREKKPKGILGSCDKALMNDTCSAMGANEEDWRFVVSDVAEEVRENQEGFENINVPMDKAGAEFFLNQNSREPVTEPDEMVPLWKILNLVGADWTYGSKGWAAENYCMFLAENKNWEHIVKVKAKAVDDLGCKVWLNTEUGHELFAVRAGLKKFKIPYNFEIKSIIQYYAQWIREGKLKVNSDWNKDLKVKFTVQDPCQLVRKSFGDPVAQDLRFVVKTVVGEENFVDMSPNMSNNYCCGGGGGFLQSGLPEARRYYGKLKFEQIEKTGASYCITPCHNCHAQVHDLGEHYKGKYHTVHLWTIICLALGILGENERTYLGKDLAELGL; via the coding sequence ATGTCAGAAGAAAATGTTATCAAAATCGAAGGAAAAAAGAAAAGTATTTTTTTGGAAAAGGTTAAGGAAATACTTCCAGAAGGAGGAAATCTTAATCTTTGCTTAACATGCGGAGCTTGCTCTTCAGGATGCCCTGCTTCTGGACTTGAAGATATGGATCCCCGCAAGTTCTTAAGAATGGCCGCCTTTGGAATGGATGATGAACTTTTATCATCTAATTGGGCTTGGATGTGTACAATGTGTCAGCGATGTATTTATGTATGCCCAATGAAAATAGATATTCCTCAGCTTGTTTTTAATATTCGAGCAAGCTGGCCAAGAGAAAAGAAGCCAAAAGGAATATTAGGCTCATGCGATAAAGCTTTAATGAATGACACGTGCAGTGCAATGGGCGCAAATGAAGAAGATTGGCGATTTGTAGTAAGCGATGTTGCAGAAGAAGTACGGGAAAATCAAGAAGGATTTGAAAATATTAATGTTCCTATGGATAAAGCAGGGGCAGAATTTTTCTTAAATCAGAACTCAAGGGAACCTGTTACTGAACCAGACGAAATGGTACCTTTATGGAAAATTTTAAATTTAGTTGGTGCTGACTGGACTTATGGTTCAAAAGGATGGGCTGCAGAAAACTACTGCATGTTTTTAGCCGAAAATAAAAACTGGGAACACATTGTGAAAGTAAAAGCAAAAGCTGTTGATGATTTAGGCTGTAAAGTCTGGCTCAATACAGAGTGAGGGCATGAATTATTTGCAGTCCGGGCCGGACTGAAAAAATTTAAAATTCCTTACAATTTCGAAATTAAAAGTATCATTCAATATTATGCCCAATGGATAAGAGAAGGTAAGTTAAAAGTTAATTCTGATTGGAATAAAGATTTAAAAGTTAAGTTTACAGTTCAAGACCCCTGCCAACTTGTCCGCAAATCCTTTGGTGATCCCGTTGCTCAAGACTTAAGATTTGTAGTAAAAACAGTAGTAGGAGAAGAAAATTTTGTAGATATGTCTCCTAATATGTCCAATAATTACTGCTGCGGAGGTGGAGGTGGATTTTTGCAATCCGGTCTTCCAGAAGCAAGAAGATATTATGGAAAACTAAAATTCGAACAGATAGAAAAAACAGGTGCTAGTTACTGCATAACTCCATGTCATAACTGCCATGCACAAGTTCACGATCTTGGCGAACACTATAAAGGTAAATACCATACAGTTCATTTATGGACCATAATTTGTCTTGCTTTGGGTATTCTTGGCGAAAATGAAAGAACATATTTAGGAAAAGATTTAGCTGAATTAGGATTATAA